A single window of Dermacentor albipictus isolate Rhodes 1998 colony chromosome 1, USDA_Dalb.pri_finalv2, whole genome shotgun sequence DNA harbors:
- the LOC135907439 gene encoding uncharacterized protein isoform X1, with amino-acid sequence MAVCFRALKGSLNSALGTVKTSNIRSHTGLLTLTATTPCNCYVTLTSSQGTKVIAKHAAVLPQVLGGTSLQSTCRSSSMCLPAAHSLPEVVTNDVIAPELVNREEQAPFTFFELRSGDDATKSSGVVCRVHTTVLSGYLDAYPYKVYCFDVDRRVAAEMALSDYEREVLQFAGTSVALKGARNNEQLPDPGRATEEQLKRISRALAGHLPRFFTEPHIYSLYNRNIVFRNNIRGITTRGITGYVQQMALVRILGHLRYAHVQLEVLKMTTHKEDSTVRIRWRIVGVSGLRALFMFWKFRIWEWQKMISQEAEWTDGFSVLKVGSDGLIYEHICDKMMPDEELEEAKPSNVAIKLALLLGLTPQSFSFGSPTVMSSSENSLL; translated from the exons ATGGCCGTGTGTTTCCGAGCACTCAAGGGTTCTTTAAACAGTGCGTTGGGGACTGTGAAGACTAGCAACATCAGGTCCCATACCGGTCTTCTGACCCTGACTGCTACAACGCCATGCAATTGCTATGTAACCCTAACCTCTAGCCAAGGCACGAAG GTCATTGCAAAGCATGCTGCTGTGTTGCCTCAAGTCCTGGGAGGCACTTCCCTCCAGAGCACATGCCGCAGTTCCAGTATGTGCCTCCCTGCTGCACATTCACTGCCTGAGGTCGTCACAAACGATGTCATTGCTCCAGAACTTGTCAACCGGGAGGAACAGGCCCCTTTCACATTTTTTGAACTCCGAAGTGGGGACGATGCGACAAAATCTTCAGGCGTAGTTTGCAGAGTGCATACGACGGTCTTGTCAGGATATTTAGATGCCTACCCATACAAG GTGTACTGCTTTGATGTGGACCGGCGGGTGGCAGCAGAGATggcactatctgattatgagcgAGAGGTGTTGCAGTTTGCGGGCACATCAGTTGCTCTGAAAGGGGCACGCAATAATGAGCAGCTACCAGATCCTGGTCGTGCGACTGAGGAACAGCTAAAGCGGATATCACGGGCCCTAGCTGGCCACTTGCCTCGTTTTTTCACTGAGCCACACATCTACAGCTTGTACAACAGGAACATTGTCTTCAGGAACAACATTCGTGGCATCACCACAAG GGGAATTACAGGCTATGTGCAGCAAATGGCACTGGTTCGCATCCTGGGTCACCTACGGTATGCACATGTGCAACTGGAAGTTCTCAAAATGACAACTCACAAGGAGGACAGCACAGTTCGTATACGCTGGCGCATTGTGGGCGTATCAGGCTTGCGTGCCCTGTTCATGTTCTGGAAGTTCCGAATTTGGGAGTGGCAGAAGATGATCTCTCAGGAGGCTGA GTGGACGGATGGTTTTTCGGTGCTTAAAGTAGGATCTGATGGACTTATATACGAGCACATTTGTGACAAG ATGATGCCTGACGAAGAGCTAGAAGAGGCGAAGCCATCTAATGTGGCCATCAAGCTTGCTTTGTTGTTGGGCCTGACACCACAATCGTTCAGCTTTGGATCTCCGACAGTCATGTCCTCGAGTGAGAACAGCCTGCTTTAG
- the LOC135907439 gene encoding uncharacterized protein isoform X2, with product MGAWVLGRNPDAAGAAKQVDSMQVIAKHAAVLPQVLGGTSLQSTCRSSSMCLPAAHSLPEVVTNDVIAPELVNREEQAPFTFFELRSGDDATKSSGVVCRVHTTVLSGYLDAYPYKVYCFDVDRRVAAEMALSDYEREVLQFAGTSVALKGARNNEQLPDPGRATEEQLKRISRALAGHLPRFFTEPHIYSLYNRNIVFRNNIRGITTRGITGYVQQMALVRILGHLRYAHVQLEVLKMTTHKEDSTVRIRWRIVGVSGLRALFMFWKFRIWEWQKMISQEAEWTDGFSVLKVGSDGLIYEHICDKMMPDEELEEAKPSNVAIKLALLLGLTPQSFSFGSPTVMSSSENSLL from the exons ATGGGTGCATGGGTCCTCGGGCGAAACCCGGATGCAGCCGGCGCCGCCAAGCAGGTAGATTCTATGCAG GTCATTGCAAAGCATGCTGCTGTGTTGCCTCAAGTCCTGGGAGGCACTTCCCTCCAGAGCACATGCCGCAGTTCCAGTATGTGCCTCCCTGCTGCACATTCACTGCCTGAGGTCGTCACAAACGATGTCATTGCTCCAGAACTTGTCAACCGGGAGGAACAGGCCCCTTTCACATTTTTTGAACTCCGAAGTGGGGACGATGCGACAAAATCTTCAGGCGTAGTTTGCAGAGTGCATACGACGGTCTTGTCAGGATATTTAGATGCCTACCCATACAAG GTGTACTGCTTTGATGTGGACCGGCGGGTGGCAGCAGAGATggcactatctgattatgagcgAGAGGTGTTGCAGTTTGCGGGCACATCAGTTGCTCTGAAAGGGGCACGCAATAATGAGCAGCTACCAGATCCTGGTCGTGCGACTGAGGAACAGCTAAAGCGGATATCACGGGCCCTAGCTGGCCACTTGCCTCGTTTTTTCACTGAGCCACACATCTACAGCTTGTACAACAGGAACATTGTCTTCAGGAACAACATTCGTGGCATCACCACAAG GGGAATTACAGGCTATGTGCAGCAAATGGCACTGGTTCGCATCCTGGGTCACCTACGGTATGCACATGTGCAACTGGAAGTTCTCAAAATGACAACTCACAAGGAGGACAGCACAGTTCGTATACGCTGGCGCATTGTGGGCGTATCAGGCTTGCGTGCCCTGTTCATGTTCTGGAAGTTCCGAATTTGGGAGTGGCAGAAGATGATCTCTCAGGAGGCTGA GTGGACGGATGGTTTTTCGGTGCTTAAAGTAGGATCTGATGGACTTATATACGAGCACATTTGTGACAAG ATGATGCCTGACGAAGAGCTAGAAGAGGCGAAGCCATCTAATGTGGCCATCAAGCTTGCTTTGTTGTTGGGCCTGACACCACAATCGTTCAGCTTTGGATCTCCGACAGTCATGTCCTCGAGTGAGAACAGCCTGCTTTAG
- the LOC135907439 gene encoding uncharacterized protein isoform X3, which translates to MGAWVLGRNPDAAGAAKQVIAKHAAVLPQVLGGTSLQSTCRSSSMCLPAAHSLPEVVTNDVIAPELVNREEQAPFTFFELRSGDDATKSSGVVCRVHTTVLSGYLDAYPYKVYCFDVDRRVAAEMALSDYEREVLQFAGTSVALKGARNNEQLPDPGRATEEQLKRISRALAGHLPRFFTEPHIYSLYNRNIVFRNNIRGITTRGITGYVQQMALVRILGHLRYAHVQLEVLKMTTHKEDSTVRIRWRIVGVSGLRALFMFWKFRIWEWQKMISQEAEWTDGFSVLKVGSDGLIYEHICDKMMPDEELEEAKPSNVAIKLALLLGLTPQSFSFGSPTVMSSSENSLL; encoded by the exons ATGGGTGCATGGGTCCTCGGGCGAAACCCGGATGCAGCCGGCGCCGCCAAGCAG GTCATTGCAAAGCATGCTGCTGTGTTGCCTCAAGTCCTGGGAGGCACTTCCCTCCAGAGCACATGCCGCAGTTCCAGTATGTGCCTCCCTGCTGCACATTCACTGCCTGAGGTCGTCACAAACGATGTCATTGCTCCAGAACTTGTCAACCGGGAGGAACAGGCCCCTTTCACATTTTTTGAACTCCGAAGTGGGGACGATGCGACAAAATCTTCAGGCGTAGTTTGCAGAGTGCATACGACGGTCTTGTCAGGATATTTAGATGCCTACCCATACAAG GTGTACTGCTTTGATGTGGACCGGCGGGTGGCAGCAGAGATggcactatctgattatgagcgAGAGGTGTTGCAGTTTGCGGGCACATCAGTTGCTCTGAAAGGGGCACGCAATAATGAGCAGCTACCAGATCCTGGTCGTGCGACTGAGGAACAGCTAAAGCGGATATCACGGGCCCTAGCTGGCCACTTGCCTCGTTTTTTCACTGAGCCACACATCTACAGCTTGTACAACAGGAACATTGTCTTCAGGAACAACATTCGTGGCATCACCACAAG GGGAATTACAGGCTATGTGCAGCAAATGGCACTGGTTCGCATCCTGGGTCACCTACGGTATGCACATGTGCAACTGGAAGTTCTCAAAATGACAACTCACAAGGAGGACAGCACAGTTCGTATACGCTGGCGCATTGTGGGCGTATCAGGCTTGCGTGCCCTGTTCATGTTCTGGAAGTTCCGAATTTGGGAGTGGCAGAAGATGATCTCTCAGGAGGCTGA GTGGACGGATGGTTTTTCGGTGCTTAAAGTAGGATCTGATGGACTTATATACGAGCACATTTGTGACAAG ATGATGCCTGACGAAGAGCTAGAAGAGGCGAAGCCATCTAATGTGGCCATCAAGCTTGCTTTGTTGTTGGGCCTGACACCACAATCGTTCAGCTTTGGATCTCCGACAGTCATGTCCTCGAGTGAGAACAGCCTGCTTTAG
- the mRpL3 gene encoding large ribosomal subunit protein uL3m, which produces MAWYVAALSQIRLFSGFSASNVLSSQTFAPCVAIACNIQCRHKTSTTVKRRKTYPFHWWAPRRRKVRDQDHILPENYTFLQEVAQKKYLQPGESPLREEPWPVATWTPESRRTGVIGRKIGIYPMWTNTGKRIMTTLIQVLDNHVIDYLPPEQYAKTRFGFRAQGLGCLIVGAGSIDPMNFKAPYLKLFEKSGVMPKKKLTRFLITPDAALPPGTPLTAAHFRAGDYVNVYGKTRGHGFQGVMKRWGMKGGPATHGTTKSHRRLGAIGGPRGIIQKGKRMPGHMGQERRLLAGLRIWRINTQHNVLFVHGPAVPGHTLALVNIYDSKHGKKGHSADDPPPFPTYFPDAAQPLPEEMYDKELHPFEAPSVTFEDDEVQVKKKAKVKAKTKGRK; this is translated from the coding sequence ATGGCGTGGTATGTTGCTGCGCTCTCTCAAATTAGGTTGTTTTCTGGGTTCTCCGCCAGTAATGTTTTATCGTCACAGACATTTGCGCCGTGCGTGGCCATCGCATGCAACATCCAATGCCGCCATAAAACGTCTACTACTGTCAAGAGGCGAAAAACGTACCCTTTCCACTGGTGGGcaccgcgcaggagaaaagtgAGGGACCAGGACCACATCCTGCCTGAGAACTACACGTTTCTCCAAGAGGTCGCACAGAAGAAATACCTGCAGCCAGGCGAAAGTCCGCTTAGGGAAGAACCATGGCCTGTGGCGACTTGGACGCCGGAGTCACGCAGGACCGGAGTGATCGGTCGCAAGATAGGCATCTACCCCATGTGGACAAACACGGGCAAGCGGATAATGACCACGTTAATACAGGTCTTGGACAACCATGTAATTGACTACTTGCCTCCAGAGCAATACGCGAAGACGCGGTTTGGTTTCCGGGCGCAGGGCCTCGGCTGCTTGATAGTGGGTGCTGGCAGTATTGATCCCATGAACTTCAAGGCACCTTACCTGAAGCTCTTTGAAAAGTCTGGCGTAATGCCCAAAAAGAAGCTTACGCGGTTCTTGATCACTCCGGATGCGGCCCTTCCGCCTGGGACACCGCTGACGGCGGCCCATTTTCGGGCGGGCGACTACGTTAATGTGTACGGCAAGACGCGGGGCCACGGTTTCCAAGGTGTGATGAAGCGATGGGGTATGAAAGGCGGCCCGGCCACGCATGGCACGACCAAGTCACACCGGCGATTAGGAGCCATCGGCGGGCCCCGTGGCATCATCCAGAAAGGGAAGCGGATGCCGGGACACATGGGCCAGGAGAGGCGACTGCTCGCTGGTCTCCGTATCTGGCGCATTAACACACAGCACAACGTACTTTTTGTGCACGGTCCTGCGGTGCCAGGCCATACGCTGGCGCTCGTGAATATCTACGACTCGAAGCATGGCAAAAAGGGTCATTCAGCCGATGACCCGCCTCCATTCCCTACGTACTTTCCTGATGCCGCGCAGCCTTTGCCAGAGGAAATGTACGACAAAGAGCTGCACCCATTTGAAGCACCGTCAGTCACATTTGAGGATGATGAAGTGCAAGTTAAAAAGAAAGCCAAGGTCAAGGCCAAAACCAAGGGTCGAAAGTAG